One part of the Anaeromyxobacter sp. Fw109-5 genome encodes these proteins:
- a CDS encoding glutamate--cysteine ligase: MSLDARTHESPVVTGVEDLVAWFRARERPREGWKVGLEHEKLMLRAGTLDPVPYEGPDGVGAVLRGFTRFGYEPFEEEGRIIASQNDGLTISIEPGGQLELSGRPFADVHVVAAELDRHIEKCAALARDLGVEFLAVGYRPWGTPATTPWMPKNRYKIMRPFLSARGRLAPDMMAMTASAQASFDFSGEKDLAEKLRVALAIQPAVTALYANSPIVQGREIGWKSYRTAVWEETDPARSGLLPFAFEPGFQAEPYRRYVEWALDVPMIFLRRAGAYRETGGRTFRRFLAEGLEGERATLSDWEDHLTTVFPEVRVKGVVEVRAADACSPAMAKALLAFWKGVLYDRQARAAAWESVEAFTIAERRAFMRTAGREALAGRAPDGRSIQEIARGLLDVAAGGLCRQRCCGERGEDERVWLAPLVERATSGRSPADEALEVFRAGPRALAEALRCA, translated from the coding sequence ATGTCGCTCGACGCCCGCACCCACGAGTCACCCGTCGTCACCGGAGTCGAGGATCTCGTCGCGTGGTTCCGCGCGCGCGAGCGGCCCCGCGAAGGGTGGAAGGTGGGCCTCGAGCACGAGAAGCTGATGCTGCGCGCCGGCACCCTCGACCCCGTCCCGTACGAGGGGCCGGACGGCGTCGGCGCCGTGCTGCGCGGCTTCACGCGCTTCGGCTACGAGCCCTTCGAGGAGGAGGGACGCATCATCGCGTCCCAGAACGACGGCCTCACGATCTCGATCGAGCCGGGGGGACAGCTCGAGCTGTCCGGGCGCCCCTTCGCGGACGTGCACGTGGTGGCGGCGGAGCTCGACCGGCACATCGAGAAGTGCGCCGCGCTGGCGCGCGATCTCGGGGTCGAGTTCCTCGCCGTCGGCTACCGGCCCTGGGGGACCCCCGCCACCACGCCGTGGATGCCCAAGAACCGCTACAAGATCATGCGGCCGTTCCTCTCGGCGCGCGGGCGCCTCGCGCCGGACATGATGGCGATGACCGCCTCCGCGCAGGCGTCCTTCGACTTCTCCGGAGAGAAGGATCTCGCGGAGAAGCTCCGCGTGGCGCTCGCGATCCAGCCGGCGGTGACCGCGCTCTACGCGAACAGCCCGATCGTGCAGGGGCGCGAGATCGGCTGGAAGAGCTACCGCACGGCGGTGTGGGAGGAGACCGATCCCGCGCGCTCCGGCCTCCTGCCGTTCGCGTTCGAGCCCGGCTTCCAGGCGGAGCCGTACCGCCGTTACGTCGAGTGGGCGCTCGACGTGCCGATGATCTTCCTGCGGCGCGCGGGCGCCTACCGCGAGACGGGCGGACGGACCTTCCGGCGGTTCCTCGCCGAGGGGCTCGAGGGGGAGCGCGCGACGCTGTCGGACTGGGAGGACCACCTCACGACCGTGTTCCCCGAGGTGCGCGTGAAGGGCGTCGTCGAGGTGCGGGCGGCCGACGCGTGCTCGCCGGCGATGGCCAAGGCGCTGCTGGCCTTCTGGAAGGGAGTCCTCTACGACCGCCAGGCGCGCGCCGCGGCGTGGGAGAGCGTGGAGGCCTTCACGATCGCCGAGCGCCGTGCGTTCATGCGCACGGCCGGTCGCGAGGCGCTCGCCGGGCGCGCGCCGGACGGCCGGTCGATCCAGGAGATCGCCCGCGGGCTCCTCGACGTCGCCGCGGGGGGGCTCTGCCGCCAGCGCTGCTGCGGCGAGCGCGGGGAGGACGAGCGCGTCTGGCTCGCGCCGCTCGTGGAGCGCGCGACGTCCGGGCGCTCGCCCGCCGACGAGGCGCTCGAGGTCTTCCGGGCCGGTCCGCGCGCGCTCGCCGAGGCGCTGCGCTGCGCCTGA
- a CDS encoding helix-turn-helix transcriptional regulator — translation MRGLARFAASDDGAVRPAALAVPAAILLGVALLVGVDVVADARAGGSPAHLLVELAAMAAALLGTLLLWRQLSAARRQAGALQVDLGRARAEAARFRAEADEHLRGLGAAIDHQLTRWELSPAEREIALLLLKGLASKEIAEVRRTSERTVRQQALSVYRKAGLAGRAELAAFFLEDLLASAPGGAATREGAADGR, via the coding sequence ATGAGGGGGCTGGCGCGCTTCGCTGCGTCGGATGACGGGGCGGTGCGCCCCGCCGCGCTGGCCGTTCCGGCCGCGATCCTCCTCGGCGTCGCGCTCCTCGTCGGCGTCGACGTGGTGGCCGACGCCCGGGCGGGCGGCTCGCCCGCGCACCTGCTCGTCGAGCTCGCGGCGATGGCCGCGGCCCTCCTCGGGACCCTCCTGCTGTGGCGCCAGCTCTCTGCCGCGCGGCGCCAGGCGGGCGCTCTCCAGGTGGATCTCGGCCGGGCGCGAGCGGAGGCGGCCCGCTTCAGGGCGGAGGCGGACGAGCACCTGCGTGGGCTCGGCGCCGCCATCGACCACCAGCTCACCCGCTGGGAGCTCTCGCCCGCAGAGCGCGAGATCGCGCTGCTGCTCCTCAAGGGGCTCGCCAGCAAGGAGATCGCGGAGGTCCGACGGACGAGCGAGCGGACGGTCCGCCAGCAAGCGCTGTCCGTGTACCGCAAGGCCGGGCTGGCCGGTCGCGCCGAGCTGGCGGCGTTCTTCCTCGAGGACCTGCTCGCGTCCGCCCCGGGCGGCGCGGCCACGCGCGAGGGCGCGGCGGACGGGCGGTAG